GATTTATTTAATCAGTTGGGTTAATTGTTTTTGTTAAGGTAAGGGATTAGGGAATAGAGGCTAGTTAGGTGATATCTGGAAAGATAATAGCTAATAGTAGAAAATTTCTACTCTCTACTCCCTCATCTCCACTTCCTATCCTTCTAAGTAAGTGTCTTTATAAAATTGCAGACGACCTACGCCGAGAAATTGACCAACGGTTTCTTGTCCAGATGGGAATGCTTTTACGCCAAATAAGTAGACACCATCATTAAAAGGATTACGGTAAGTCCGCAAACCGATTGTTACTGTTTGGTCTGGTGGTACAGGGTTAGCAAAGGTGACGGTGAAATTTTGTTTGTCGTTGCTAACCACCGATTTGAGGGCTAACTTTTCGCCACGGCGATCGCTTGTACCCACAAAAGCAAATGTATCATTGGAATTAAACTCAATCTCTTCTGCGCCTGATATTTGAGTAAAAGTCACCTGTTGCAGAGATTCCCCGGCGGCGGCTGGTACTTTGACGGTAAAGTAGTATGTCGTATCCGACACACTCGTTTCATTGTATGGCGTACTAGCACTAACTAGAGTTGGTGGTTGAGCAAAAGCGATCGCACCACTACCCAAAGTAACTGCATTCGCTGCAAACTGAGGTAAGGAACAGATGCCTACACCAACAAACAGCGTGCTTAAAAGGCTGCTGATGTACTTCATAATTTTATTTTTTGTCTAACTCGTTAACTCATGAAATGGGTTGTCTTACCCATACCTAACCCTCAGCAACTGTCTATAAATTTGCTGAGTGATTTCTGTCTGTTTTCAATGTTTTTTCAGTATAGCAATTATTTTTTTATGTTAGTAATAGCTAAAAATGAGTAGTAATTATTCTAGATTTTCACGGGTTGTATGTCTCATAAGACGATGGTTTTAGGGGTATTCAAATATGTATAATTTAAGGAAATACCTCTCCATTTGGGGTGTTTTACCTCAGTAAAATTACTTCAATTAACTACTATTGAATTGAGTTCATATACTATAATTTTTCTTTCCAAAAAACTAAAAAAAATCAAGGGAATACTAAATTTGTGAACCAAGAGATCCCCGACTTCTTCAAGAAGTCGGGGATCTGAGACTTAATACCAGGACTTACACAGCGATACGCAAAATCTGGGTTTGAAAGGATGGTAAAGGGGTATAGGTAATTAAAACCCTTGCACCCCATACCCTTTCACCCCTACAC
This portion of the Aulosira sp. FACHB-615 genome encodes:
- a CDS encoding DUF2808 domain-containing protein, giving the protein MKYISSLLSTLFVGVGICSLPQFAANAVTLGSGAIAFAQPPTLVSASTPYNETSVSDTTYYFTVKVPAAAGESLQQVTFTQISGAEEIEFNSNDTFAFVGTSDRRGEKLALKSVVSNDKQNFTVTFANPVPPDQTVTIGLRTYRNPFNDGVYLFGVKAFPSGQETVGQFLGVGRLQFYKDTYLEG